GATCGCTGCACCAGCGTTTACTAAAGACCCAGTAGCGATGCCATCGCTTTTTCCTGAAATTTTATTGTTTGTATAGGTATCCGCTGCTCCTGTTCCAGCATTGACAGCGATATTCCATAGAAGTCCACCGGCGGTACCTACCCCACCAGCAAGAGCAGCATAGCCTACGTCAACAGGATTGATAGTGCCACTCTGGATATACTGCGATGAAGCATTCACTGCGCCAGTGATCACACCAATTCCGACAGGTGAAGCCCATGCCCCTGAGCCCAATACACCGCCCGAGCTCAAGATCGGCGCACCCGGTATCGCAGCCAATGCGGGGAGTATAGCGGGCGCTGCCAACGCCCCCGCAATTGCCAAACCAATCGCCGGATGCGCCGTTGAGCCAGGCAACGCCAGCTGTTCAGGTGTCGGTGTGCCGTCCGGATTCCGACCCAACTGGGGATTTGCCATTTCAGCGGGTGTAGCTGAGAACAGGCTTCCGGTATTCGCCGTAAGATACTGTGCCGCTACGGCGTTGTAGCCTAGCCCACTCGCGGCAGCATTATCCACCCGGATATATCCGTTCGCGAGCAGCATGTTCTGCGCGTCTGTCGACGAAATCGTCTGGCCCGTAACGCTCGCGTAATATGCCGCAAAGTCATTGGCGTGCTGCATCGCCCAAGTACGTTCGTCCGGATGCAACTGCCGGTTGTAGACTTCATTGTTCGCCGCCGAGCCCGCTCCAGCTATTACCCCTTGCGAACCGCCACCCGCGAGTGCGCCGCCCAATGCGCCACCGGCCGTCGACACAATGTCATTGAGCGCGTTGCGTGCCGCGTCCTGCGCATCGGCCGGCAACTGGCTCACCGCCTGGTTGATAATCGGAGCGGCCAGCGTCTGCAACGCATCGCCAGCAAGCGAGCCCCCCACTGCGCCAGCAATGTTGCCACCAGAGATCGCCGCACCAATCGCCGCGACCGCCGCGTGCAGCGCATCGCGCCCGGCGCCACCTTCAGCGAAGAGCGGATTATTGGCCTCAAGCTGGTCAGCAATCTGTCCGACCGCATAGGTCGCCGTTTTCCCAAACGCCTGCGACAACGCCAGATTATTCTGCACGTTCTGCAGGTTGAACGTGTTCTGCACGGTCTGGTTTGCATTCGTCGTATCGCGCGAGAGACCCGCCGTGCTGTCCGTCCCGTTTGCCTGATCGGACCTCACCGTGATTGTGCCTGGGCTGACGGCCGCATAGGTCGTACCGCTGGAGTTAGCCCCCGTCTGCGTCATCTGCGGTCCACCCATCAGGCTCTGACTGCTTCCTGTAGGACTACTCGACAGTGCAATCCCTTCGGTCGATCCGGAGTACGACATCGTATTCTGGATGTTCGAATACCCGAAAGTACCGGTGGATAGCGTGTTGTCCTGAGCCAGAGCCGTACTGGCGATCTCCGCGCCGTTGAGCTGCGTGTTGTTGCCAACGCTGACGTGGAAACCACCATCGCCTGCAACCAGCCCGGTCTGCTGATTCACCGAAGCATAATTGCTATTGATGTTCGTCTTCGAGACGGAAAGGTCGCCCGAGAAGCCGCCGGCCCCAAATGTGTAGCTCAGGCCACCGCTCACGCTGTGCTGGCTGTTGGCATATGTGGAGGTGTCCTGCTCGCTGGTCATCGTCAGATTGCGACCGACATCGACGTTCACGGTCGTGCCCGAAGCCTGCGCCCCATCCAGCGTCGCATCCCGACCGGAATGCATGGACAGCATATTGCCCGCGCTGAGCGTGGTGTTGTCCTGCGTGACGCTGGAGCCGTTGCCGTGACCGCCCGCCTCGCTTACGCTGGCCGACACGCTGATGCCCGCACCCCCCTTACTGCTTACACCGATTCCTACGCCCGCACTGAACCCGCTCGAACTGTTGCTGCTCGTATCCTGCTCGGTGCTGTGCGCGCTTTGCAGCGTAATATCGTTGTTCGCTGAGAGCGCGACGTTCTTGCCCATCACGGTCGCGCCGGTCATCGCGATATCGCCTGTGCCGGCCTGGGTGTTGCCATTTGCATCCGGGACGCCGGTCGCCGTGATGGACACATTCCCGTTGCCGATGATCGAGGAGCCGCGCGCGGTCGTGGCCGACGTGCTGGACGAACTGTTGCTCTGGCTGGATCCCACGCTGATCTGCAACTGCACGCCTGAGGCGCTCGCGATACCGCTACCGTTGGCCAGCGCGCTCGCGGCATTCGCGATCTGCCCTTTGTTCTGGTACGCCGCCTCTGCCGCTGCGAGTCCCTGTACGGCCGCGAGTCGCGAGTCGCCGGACTGCACGCCCGAGTTGACATCGCTCGCCATCATCTGCGCTGTCTGCAGCACGCCGCCGCCTAGTCCGACGGACAGGCCGGCCTGCTTCTCCTGCTGCGTCTGCTTGTCCTGGTAGGTATCGTACGCAGCGTTGACCGTCACATTCTGTGCCGTGATACCCACGTCCTGTCCCGCAACGATCTCGCTGCCAGTGAGTGTCGCATCCTTGCCCGCGCTGATCGTTACGTTGCCCGACGACGATCCGACTACGCTGGCATTGTTCGTCACCGCGCTGGACTGATCCGTCTGCGACAGCGAGCGGCTGCCGATCGTCACCGACAGGCCCCCGTTCGACAGCAATCCCGATTCGTGCTTGTCGTAGCTGCTTGCCGAACTGGTGCGATCCTGGGAAGTCGTGATGTCGACGTTGCCCAGTGCCGCGAGGTTGACGTCATTGGTGCCGACAACGTTGCTGCCCTGGACCGTCAGATCCTTCCCCGCGTGCACGTTCACGGAGTCCCCAGATAGCGTGCTCGCGACACCCACATTCGATTGGGTGTTCTGCGACGTATCCGTCGTCGAACCACTCACAAAGCTGCCGCGCTTCGATTGAACCGCCGTCGCACTGTCATGCTCTTCACGCCCTTCGTTGATCGTGACGTTACCATTGCCCGCGATTGTCAGCGCGCCCGCACCGTTGGCGACCTGGGATCTGTCGATTCCAGCGGTCACCGTTGAACCGGTGAGGGTCACATTCCCAGCGCCGTCCGCCCGGCTGTTGCCGCCCGCAACCGCGTTGACCGCGGCAAGCGTTGCATTGCCACCGGCCGATAAGTTGAACCCCACAACCTGCTGGCCGTAGGTGTGGTCAACTTCCTGCCGCGTTTTATCGTCGGTCGCAACGTTGTCGTACTGCGACGTGTTCGTAACCGTCGCCGCCGTCAGGTTGCCTCCGGCGATCACAGACAGACCGGTGCCCGCCGTGACCTGTGCGCCCTTGAACGTGGAGTCGTTGCCGCTTTGCATCGCCAGGCTACCAACCGCCGAGATCGCGCTGGTCTCATTGGTTGTACCGGTCGCTTCCCAGTGGTGATTCGCGTTCTTGTCGACCGACTGGTCCGTGGTGGACTGCACTGTGTCGACCGTGATGTCATGACCCGCGGTGATCTGCGCATTACCGCCTGCGGCAATGTTTGCGCCATCGACGCTCAGGTCGTGCCCCGCGCTCACCATCAGATCACCGGTGGACGCAATTGAGCCCTGCTGGCCTACAAGACCCGTATTGACCTTGCTGTCGCCCGATACCGCGGAGACGCCTACCGTATCGACGAGCGTCGTATTGACGATATCGTTGCCCGCCAGCACGGCCACGCGGTTGCCCGTAATCTGACCGGACGCATTGACGACATCATGGGTTGCCGATACGACTGTCGTCCCATTGGTCGAACTGCTACCGATCGTGCCTGCCCGGTTAAGAATATCCGTTGCGGCAACAACCGTTTGCGTGCCGCCCTTGATCACCCCGCTGTTGACGACGCTGCCGGTCGCGTGGATTTCGACGTCGTCGGCGGCAATCAGGGCACCGGTCGGCTGCAGGTCGTTCGCATGTGTCTGGGCCAGATACACAACCGGCGCCAGCACCTGTTGGGTGCTCCCGTCAGGCAAGGTCACTGTCTGGTTCACAAGCCACACCATGTCGCTCGTAAGCGAATCCATCTGCGCGGCGGTTAGCGCTACGCCGGGCTCCAGATTGAACTGCTGCGCGGCATTGACCCCGGCCGTCATCAGCGCCTTGTACTCGTCCTCGTTGTCGTTGTAGCCTTGCAGATACACGCGCCCCGTGAGTTGCGTAATCTGGTTCTGCACCTGACCTTCTTCATAGAGCCCGTCACCCAGCCGCTTTTCTGTCGTCTGCGGATTGAACCCCAGTGCCTGCAACATGTAGTTGCTCGAAATAAAGCTCGTATAGCTCGTGAGCATTGGATTCGTGGCAACCAGATACTCCTGCCCCGGCGCGGTCTGGAGTGCGTACAGACCACTCGTCGGCAGCCTGATGTTTAGCGAACCGTTATGCCCTGCGACCGATTGCGGCGCATTGACTGCCGCCTGCTGGCCGGTGGCGGCATTGATCACCTGCGAGGAGCCGGGTGAGACGCCCGCAAGAGCCGCATTCGTTCCGAGCGTTCCGCCGGTTGCGCCGGTTGCCGAGTTCGCAGCAGCGACATTGGTATTGTTCAGGTTTGTCGCGTTAATCTGCACCGAGTTGTTCGCGATGATCGTGCCGCCCGTGCCGCCAATGGCCACCGGTGCCAGCACGACCGGAGCTTCGGCCACCGTGCCCACGTCGCGAGTGATGTCCTCGTTCCACGCGTAGGTCGAAACGATGTTCTGCGTCTGATACTGATACAGGGTCTGCCCGGTGTTGCTGACGGTTGTGCCACCGTAACTGCCGCTACCAATGGAGCCACCCTGTTGCGTACTGCCTATCTGGATCGAGTTGCCGGCCGCGATCGCGCTATAGCCGTTATTGATCGTCCCGACGTTCGCCAGCGTCATGTTGCCACCTGCCAGCAGTTGCGCCTCCTGCGCCGGCGAACCGGTGACCTTGTCCTGCTCGGTTATGGTCTCGGTGTCCCGTGCGATCTCGACGCGCTGGTACCCATGGTGCGCGTCGTTTCGCGTCGGATATTCAGTAGACGGCAGATAGTTGATGCTCGGGTTGTAATCGTCCCAGTAGTTCACGGTGATGGTGCCATCGCCGTTGTTCGTGATGGAGTTGTAGTAAATAGTCTGTTGCTGGCCACCGACATTCACAACAAGCACGTCATTGGTCGCGTTCGGACCGGATGTCTGGGACACGACCTGTGAGGTCGAGTAGGTCGAATTGATCGGTGATTTGTAGCCGAAGTCCCATACCGCCTGTGAGCAGGACGAGTGGCTATCGGCATTCGTCGTCGCGCACGCCACGTACTTGTCACGCTTGGTCTGGTGAACGGTATCGTCGCTGGTCTCCGTCTTCTCGATCGTCGGCGCCGGCCGCGTATTGCTCAACGTCCCGGCGGCAATCTCCATGTTGCCCTGCGCCTGGATCGTCGACTGGTCGTTGGTCACGACGCCGGTCCGATTGGCGAGCACGCCGTTTCCGTCACGGTTCGCATTGGCCGCGATGGCGAGGTTGCCGAGGCTCTGGATGTTGGCGCCACCGGTGTTCGACAGTTCGTTCGCGGCGTACAGGTTCAGTTGTGTGGCCGCCGCGATGGCTGCCGCCGAACCCGTATTAT
Above is a genomic segment from Paraburkholderia phenazinium containing:
- a CDS encoding hemagglutinin repeat-containing protein, with the protein product MNKQTYRLVFSRLRGMLVAVEETATGNGKKVNGETSPRRAIRGGRGIVAQFALRHAALGALTFAGTVTAGHAQIVPDGAHAPSVIQTQSGLPQVNINRPSGAGVSLNTYGQFDVQKPGAILNNSPTIVQTQQAGYVNGNPNFQPGQSASIIVNQVNSNNPSQLRGYVEVAGRRAEVVIANSSGLIVGGGGFINTSRAILTTGTPTFGANGNLTGFDVTGGQITVQGAGLNASNVDQVDLIARAVQANAAIYGNTLNIVAGANHVDHDTLAATPIAGNGPPPAVSIDVSQLGGMYANRIFLASNEYGVGVSNAGVIAAQAGDLTLTTQGRLVLSGHASASGNVALSAAGGVANSGTTYAQQGVSVNTAADLTNSGTLAAQQNTSVNAGSVNSTGTLAAGINNDGSIATAGDLTVVATGSLAATGQNAAGGNATLQGASANLAGSQTSATGNLTLVANAGDLDLAGATASAGGRIDATAQGTLIDAGGTISAGLQTEVTAATLNNNAGTISANQLTVSVTNLTNSGGRISQTGTGTTAINVSGTLDNSNGSLQTNSAGLTLTPGTLINDHGTMTDSGTGTLSISTGTLSNNGGTLATNGALDVNAGAVSNEGGKLTGQSEVIFSVASLDNSAGGYIGAQNVAVTDAGGLNNAGGTLEANGTLSASAQTFANDGGSISNAGTQSTDVTASGALTNTQGGVIAGNGAVSVSGGSVNNSGGSVLAGGATIVQSGSTLTNAAGLIKGNGAVAAIATGTITNTGGEIESNGSTTTLSVSGGSLDNTNGRIADTGTGATTINAGSITNANPGGVTGAGTIGGNGDVTLTGQTLSNGQGAQIVAAHDLTLNVAQAVNNNGGTLSGLNDLTLNGSGATLTNQSGSIHGDGAITLDVASLDNTAGKIGNDTGSGGSIAINAGTLSNQGGAIGSDQNLNVTTSRLSGDGRIIAGNNGELAVNGSYTDDAANTIQANNNLTFSTTGNFTNQGTLSAVNGLTVNAASVDNQAGAVLNSASTTVNTSGALTNEGTLAGATVTTQSSLLTNTGTVVGNNVTLSAGSIDNTGSAAAIAAATQLNLYAANELSNTGGANIQSLGNLAIAANANRDGNGVLANRTGVVTNDQSTIQAQGNMEIAAGTLSNTRPAPTIEKTETSDDTVHQTKRDKYVACATTNADSHSSCSQAVWDFGYKSPINSTYSTSQVVSQTSGPNATNDVLVVNVGGQQQTIYYNSITNNGDGTITVNYWDDYNPSINYLPSTEYPTRNDAHHGYQRVEIARDTETITEQDKVTGSPAQEAQLLAGGNMTLANVGTINNGYSAIAAGNSIQIGSTQQGGSIGSGSYGGTTVSNTGQTLYQYQTQNIVSTYAWNEDITRDVGTVAEAPVVLAPVAIGGTGGTIIANNSVQINATNLNNTNVAAANSATGATGGTLGTNAALAGVSPGSSQVINAATGQQAAVNAPQSVAGHNGSLNIRLPTSGLYALQTAPGQEYLVATNPMLTSYTSFISSNYMLQALGFNPQTTEKRLGDGLYEEGQVQNQITQLTGRVYLQGYNDNEDEYKALMTAGVNAAQQFNLEPGVALTAAQMDSLTSDMVWLVNQTVTLPDGSTQQVLAPVVYLAQTHANDLQPTGALIAADDVEIHATGSVVNSGVIKGGTQTVVAATDILNRAGTIGSSSTNGTTVVSATHDVVNASGQITGNRVAVLAGNDIVNTTLVDTVGVSAVSGDSKVNTGLVGQQGSIASTGDLMVSAGHDLSVDGANIAAGGNAQITAGHDITVDTVQSTTDQSVDKNANHHWEATGTTNETSAISAVGSLAMQSGNDSTFKGAQVTAGTGLSVIAGGNLTAATVTNTSQYDNVATDDKTRQEVDHTYGQQVVGFNLSAGGNATLAAVNAVAGGNSRADGAGNVTLTGSTVTAGIDRSQVANGAGALTIAGNGNVTINEGREEHDSATAVQSKRGSFVSGSTTDTSQNTQSNVGVASTLSGDSVNVHAGKDLTVQGSNVVGTNDVNLAALGNVDITTSQDRTSSASSYDKHESGLLSNGGLSVTIGSRSLSQTDQSSAVTNNASVVGSSSGNVTISAGKDATLTGSEIVAGQDVGITAQNVTVNAAYDTYQDKQTQQEKQAGLSVGLGGGVLQTAQMMASDVNSGVQSGDSRLAAVQGLAAAEAAYQNKGQIANAASALANGSGIASASGVQLQISVGSSQSNSSSSTSATTARGSSIIGNGNVSITATGVPDANGNTQAGTGDIAMTGATVMGKNVALSANNDITLQSAHSTEQDTSSNSSSGFSAGVGIGVSSKGGAGISVSASVSEAGGHGNGSSVTQDNTTLSAGNMLSMHSGRDATLDGAQASGTTVNVDVGRNLTMTSEQDTSTYANSQHSVSGGLSYTFGAGGFSGDLSVSKTNINSNYASVNQQTGLVAGDGGFHVSVGNNTQLNGAEIASTALAQDNTLSTGTFGYSNIQNTMSYSGSTEGIALSSSPTGSSQSLMGGPQMTQTGANSSGTTYAAVSPGTITVRSDQANGTDSTAGLSRDTTNANQTVQNTFNLQNVQNNLALSQAFGKTATYAVGQIADQLEANNPLFAEGGAGRDALHAAVAAIGAAISGGNIAGAVGGSLAGDALQTLAAPIINQAVSQLPADAQDAARNALNDIVSTAGGALGGALAGGGSQGVIAGAGSAANNEVYNRQLHPDERTWAMQHANDFAAYYASVTGQTISSTDAQNMLLANGYIRVDNAAASGLGYNAVAAQYLTANTGSLFSATPAEMANPQLGRNPDGTPTPEQLALPGSTAHPAIGLAIAGALAAPAILPALAAIPGAPILSSGGVLGSGAWASPVGIGVITGAVNASSQYIQSGTINPVDVGYAALAGGVGTAGGLLWNIAVNAGTGAADTYTNNKISGKSDGIATGSLVNAGAAIVGYGIGLTAQNLLPATNWFIPNNIPVIGAGAAGAAGAEMGTKAINDAKSQMGK